A stretch of the Arachis stenosperma cultivar V10309 chromosome 6, arast.V10309.gnm1.PFL2, whole genome shotgun sequence genome encodes the following:
- the LOC130934828 gene encoding disease resistance protein RPM1-like → MIGRVWILWFFRSSSTKAFCIPKRLYCNSFDGERVTKAALIEHAKKELNNWLSEGAAARTVIAVVGEGGLGKTTLVRNVYKQEQRKHSFDCYGWVDVSRSLKGVQLFKALLRSFDDMKESNVDKNLHALIEDTKEYLKEKKYLIVLDDVWKTELWGAVEMALPKNNGMIMITTRDTGVADSCKVLAKVHTYQLEPLEPENALRLFHSKAFQSGSKNPSEELMKLSEEFTKKCDGVPLAIVAIASLLSTKKERLKEWKAVYNSLQSKLASDSHLKGYHQALSESYQDLNYHLKPCLLYFGLFPEQYAIRRARLINLWIAEGFVECREHQTQQEVGEEYLAELIARSLVKVADVKSYSRVRNCRVHDLMHDFIVKKCEEFNFCQVKKGNPFCFDKWSRRLSIGTNVDFADLRTSADRNQCSLLRSFLLYDITYKEEMISTFVNSLFSNFKLLVTLNFENIRLGHLPETIGNFVHLKYLNLRRTTIESIPKSIGKLRNLETLDLKWTYVSDLPVEIYSLTKLRYLNVLTIPWKGVKLKRGVANLTALQKLAWVDASDVVGELKNLKQLRSLKIQNVVRKDGMWLCNAIESMTNLCSLLIKAKDNEILELESLTSPPPHLERLYLFGSHSGKKVPDWVFRLENLMGLELIGLKFTQDDLCFVGRHLPELMILYVSSFEGDELNIQKGWFEKLQSLYLRAPTLKAIRIDEGSLPCLQWFVLPVSDLNLEAVQVPDHVRNVGYISMRR, encoded by the exons ATGATCGGAAGAGTTTGGATCTTGTGGTTCTTTcgatcttcctcaaccaaagcCTTCTGTATTCCTAAGAGGCTGTACTGCAACTCTTTTGATGGGGAAAGAGTAACAAAGGCGGCTTTG ATTGAACATGCCAAGAAAGAGCTCAACAACTGGCTCTCAGAAGGCGCTGCTGCTCGCACAGTCATCGCTGTGGTGGGCGAAGGCGGACTTG GTAAAACGACTCTAGTGAGAAATGTATACAAGCAAGAACAACGAAAGCACTCTTTTGATTGTTATGGGTGGGTGGATGTATCTCGCTCACTCAAAGGAGTGCAGTTGTTCAAGGCTTTGCTGCGGAGCTTTGATGATATGAAAGAAAGCAATGTGGACAAGAACCTTCATGCTTTGATTGAAGATACAAAAGAATATTTGAAAGAAAAGAAGTACTTAATAGTACTTGATGATGTTTGGAAAACAGAGCTTTGGGGAGCTGTGGAAATGGCATTGCCGAAAAATAATGGAATGATAATGATTACAACAAGAGACACGGGTGTTGCTGATTCTTGCAAAGTTTTAGCAAAAGTTCATACCTACCAACTGGAGCCTCTGGAACCCGAAAATGCCTTGAGACTCTTCCATTCGAAGGCATTTCAATCTGGTTCCAAGAATCCCTCTGAAGAGTTGATGAAACTATCTGAAGAGTTCACAAAAAAGTGTGATGGTGTGCCACTTGCAATTGTGGCTATAGCTTCTCTTCTGTCAACCAAGAAAGAAAGACTCAAAGAATGGAAGGCGGTGTACAACAGCCTTCAATCAAAGCTTGCAAGCGACTCTCATCTTAAAGGTTACCATCAGGCACTGTCAGAAAGTTATCAGGATCTTAATTACCACCTCAAGCCATGTCTCTTGTACTTTGGCCTTTTTCCTGAGCAATACGCAATCAGGAGGGCAAGGCTCATCAATTTGTGGATAGCTGAAGGGTTTGTGGAGTGCAGAGAGCACCAAACTcaacaagaagttggagaagaGTACTTAGCTGAGCTCATTGCTAGGAGCTTGGTTAAGGTAGCTGATGTGAAGAGTTACAGCAGAGTTAGAAATTGTAGAGTTCATGATTTGATGCATGACTTCATTGTCAAGAAATGCGAAGAGTTCAACTTCTGCCAAGTGAAGAAAGGTAACCCGTTTTGTTTTGATAAATGGAGTAGACGTTTATCAATTGGCACAAATGTTGACTTTGCTGATCTGAGAACAAGTGCTGATAGAAACCAATGTAGCTTGTTGCGTTCTTTCCTTCTTTATGATATTACATATAAGGAGGAAATGATAAGCACTTTTGTGAACTCACTTTTCTCTAATTTCAAGCTCTTGGTGACActgaattttgaaaacataaGACTTGGTCATCTTCCAGAAACAATTGGAAACTTTGTCCACTTGAAATACCTAAATTTAAGACGTACCACCATTGAGAGCATCCCCAAATCCATCGGAAAGCTCCGAAACCTGGAGACTCTTGACCTAAAATGGACCTATGTGAGTGATCTTCCGGTGGAGATTTACTCGCTTACAAAGCTGCGTTATCTTAATGTGCTTACGATACCGTGGAAAGGTGTGAAATTAAAGAGAGGGGTTGCAAATTTAACGGCCCTACAAAAATTAGCCTGGGTTGATGCAAGTGATGTTGTTGGGGAACTGAAGAATTTGAAGCAATTGAGGAGTTTGAAGATCCAAAATGTTGTTAGAAAGGATGGAATGTGGTTGTGCAATGCTATAGAGAGCATGACCAATCTATGCTCATTGTTGATAAAAGCCAAAGACAATGAAATCCTTGAATTGGAGTCACTAACTAGTCCTCCTCCACACCTTGAGCGTCTTTACTTATTTGGAAGTCATTCAGGAAAAAAGGTGCCAGATTGGGTTTTTAGACTCGAAAATCTTATGGGGTTGGAGTTGATAGGGCTTAAATTCACACAAGACGATTTGTGTTTTGTAGGGCGCCACCTgccagaattgatgatactttATGTCAGCTCATTCGAGGGTGATGAATTAAACATTCAAAAAGGGTGGTTCGAGAAACTACAATCACTGTACCTAAGGGCTCCAACATTGAAAGCTATAAGAATAGATGAAGGATCACTGCCTTGCCTCCAATGGTTCGTCCTCCCAGTTTCGGATCTGAATCTAGAAGCAGTACAAGTGCCAGATCATGTTCGGAATGTTGGGTATATAAGTATGAGAAGAtga